A single uncultured Acetobacterium sp. DNA region contains:
- the istA gene encoding IS21 family transposase, translating to MTKYREILRLFNLGISQTGIASSCGCARKTVRDVVDRAKACNIIWPLAAETTDADLEKLLFPDKSVPKSDRKFPDYDYIDKEMLRSGVTLKLLWNEYCEGCRQNKDIPLMYTQFCHHYQKYSDKKRATMHIPRKPGEQIEVDWAGKPTYIIDTDTGEMIPCHVFVGVLNYSLYAYVEAFLKMDLESWITAHIHMYQYFGGSTRMLIPDNLKTGVDKTDDWLTPKINKTYYEMAEYYDTAVLPTRVRAPKDKPGVEGSVNVVTNWITAAIRNEKFFALEELNREIQIQLEKLNHKPFQKKEGSRYSVYFADEKPFLTPLPPVAYELSQWKKATVQFNYHISVDKMHYSVPYEYIKQEVDVRLTRSIVEVFYHNQRICSHKRLRGRSNQYCTLQAHMPEDHQKYLEWNGERFIEWAQKIGTHTVTTVKSILASFKVEQQGYKSCMGLLKLADKYSVNRLEAACKKALSYTPHPSYKSVKNILTTGQDKLSDQPDQNHETSVENQYGYTRGPSYYGGKHHDE from the coding sequence ATGACCAAATATCGTGAAATTCTGAGGCTGTTCAACCTTGGCATCAGCCAGACTGGTATTGCCAGTAGCTGTGGTTGTGCCAGAAAAACAGTTCGGGATGTTGTTGATCGGGCGAAAGCCTGCAACATCATCTGGCCGTTAGCGGCCGAAACAACGGATGCTGATCTGGAAAAATTATTATTTCCTGATAAATCCGTCCCAAAATCGGACCGCAAATTTCCGGACTATGATTACATTGATAAGGAAATGCTGCGCAGTGGGGTAACGTTAAAGCTTCTCTGGAATGAATACTGTGAAGGTTGTCGGCAAAATAAAGATATTCCACTGATGTACACGCAATTCTGTCACCATTATCAGAAGTACAGCGACAAAAAACGTGCGACCATGCATATTCCTCGCAAGCCCGGTGAGCAGATTGAAGTGGACTGGGCTGGAAAGCCAACTTATATCATCGATACTGACACCGGTGAAATGATCCCCTGCCATGTTTTTGTTGGGGTTCTGAATTACAGTCTCTATGCCTATGTGGAAGCCTTTCTTAAAATGGATCTGGAAAGCTGGATTACCGCTCATATCCATATGTATCAATACTTTGGTGGCAGTACACGGATGCTGATACCTGATAATCTTAAGACTGGGGTTGATAAGACCGACGACTGGTTAACCCCAAAGATCAATAAAACCTATTATGAAATGGCTGAATACTATGATACAGCCGTGCTACCAACAAGAGTGAGGGCGCCCAAAGACAAACCAGGTGTTGAGGGTTCTGTCAATGTTGTAACCAACTGGATTACAGCGGCCATCCGCAACGAGAAATTCTTCGCTCTCGAGGAACTGAATCGTGAAATACAGATTCAGCTGGAAAAGCTCAATCACAAGCCCTTTCAAAAAAAGGAGGGCAGTCGGTACAGTGTTTACTTTGCTGATGAAAAGCCTTTTCTCACGCCATTACCACCCGTTGCTTATGAATTGTCACAATGGAAAAAAGCCACGGTACAGTTCAATTATCATATTTCAGTGGACAAAATGCATTACTCGGTTCCTTATGAATACATCAAACAGGAAGTGGATGTACGACTGACCCGATCGATTGTCGAAGTGTTCTACCACAATCAGCGGATCTGCTCCCACAAACGCCTCCGTGGCCGCTCCAACCAGTACTGTACGCTTCAGGCGCACATGCCCGAGGATCATCAGAAATATCTGGAGTGGAATGGTGAACGCTTCATTGAATGGGCTCAGAAAATCGGAACCCATACCGTTACGACGGTCAAATCCATTCTTGCTTCCTTCAAGGTCGAACAGCAGGGATACAAATCCTGTATGGGTCTGTTGAAGCTGGCTGATAAATATTCGGTCAACCGTCTGGAAGCCGCCTGTAAAAAGGCCTTGTCCTATACGCCTCATCCCAGTTATAAAAGTGTGAAAAACATTCTCACAACCGGACAGGATAAACTGTCCGATCAACCAGATCAGAATCATGAGACATCTGTTGAAAATCAATACGGGTATACCCGGGGACCCAGCTATTATGGAGGTAAGCATCATGACGAATGA
- a CDS encoding transposase — protein sequence MKSSTGIYHIIMRGINRQIIFEDAEDYSQFLESLTRQKEMSGIEIYAYCLMSNHVHLLIKEGNEDLGTVFKRVGSSYVYWYNWKYNRRGHLFQDRYKSEAVEDDGYFLTVIRYIHHNPVKAGITKELSEYRWCSYNEYANKKDICKIEPGLGIFSNDTQTAVGLFKEFSVDKIDTHVLEYDDHIRWNDSEAKAFIKEIASVQNPAEIQSFNKELRDDLIKMCKQQGLSIRQIERLTGISFGVIRKL from the coding sequence TTGAAAAGTAGCACCGGTATCTACCATATAATCATGAGGGGGATCAACCGTCAAATTATTTTTGAAGATGCAGAAGACTATAGCCAATTCTTAGAGTCGCTAACGCGACAAAAGGAGATGAGTGGAATTGAAATTTATGCTTATTGTTTAATGAGCAATCATGTCCATTTGCTAATAAAAGAAGGCAATGAAGATTTGGGAACGGTATTTAAACGAGTCGGATCAAGTTATGTTTATTGGTATAATTGGAAATACAATCGGCGAGGACACTTGTTTCAGGATCGGTATAAAAGTGAAGCAGTAGAGGATGATGGCTATTTTTTAACGGTAATACGTTATATCCATCACAACCCCGTAAAAGCAGGTATTACGAAAGAATTGTCCGAATATCGCTGGTGCAGTTATAATGAATATGCTAATAAAAAGGATATTTGCAAAATCGAACCTGGACTTGGAATTTTTTCTAATGATACTCAAACGGCAGTCGGTTTATTTAAAGAATTTAGCGTTGATAAAATTGATACGCACGTTTTAGAATATGACGATCACATTAGATGGAACGATTCGGAAGCAAAAGCGTTTATCAAAGAAATTGCCTCTGTACAAAATCCGGCTGAAATACAAAGTTTTAATAAGGAATTGCGCGACGATTTAATCAAGATGTGCAAACAGCAAGGGTTATCCATAAGACAGATTGAACGCCTGACAGGGATTAGCTTTGGTGTTATCCGAAAGTTGTAG